From Actinosynnema mirum DSM 43827, a single genomic window includes:
- a CDS encoding heavy metal translocating P-type ATPase: protein MTTAETGTSRVELAITGMTCASCANRIERKLNKLDGVTASVNYATEKASVEYPDGTDVADLVSTVEAAGYGAQAPQQDRAPEPEEDDHAGDLRLRVRLAALLGVPVIVLSMVPAWQFPAWQWLSFALATTVVWVCGWPFHRAAAVNLRHGASTMDTLVSMGVTVSYLWSAYALVLGGAGELGMTHGFSLVPRPSSTGDVYLEVAVGVTLFLLLGRWLEARSKRRAGAALRALLALGAKDVAVLRDGREVRVPVSELRVGDRFAVRPGERIATDGVVAEGASAVDRSMVTGESAPEEVGVGDRVVGGSVNAGGLLVVEATGVGEDTQLARMAALVEQAQSGKAEVQRLADRVSAVFVPVVLGIALVTLVGWLLSGAPVQFAMTATVAVLVIACPCALGLATPTALLVGTGRGAQLGILVKGPEVLESTRRVDTVVLDKTGTVTTGRPELVDVVPAPGVERAELLRVAGAAEHGSEHPIAAAVVRGAGAEVGELPPVTGFANEVGVGVSAVLEGRRVEVGRLTSARLPEELVAAGRELEGRGRTVVAVTANGLPLGLLGVTDAVKPTSAEAVRGLRDLGLRPVLLTGDNEVVARAVAAEVGVDEVIAGVLPSGKVDAVRRLQEQGRVVAMIGDGVNDAPALAAADLGLAMGTGADAAIEAGDLTLVRGDLRVAVDAIRLSRRTLRTIKGNLFWAFAYNVAGLPIAALGLLNPMLAGAVMAFSSLFVVSNSLRLRGFRSTAG, encoded by the coding sequence ATGACGACTGCGGAGACCGGGACCAGCAGGGTCGAGCTGGCGATCACCGGCATGACCTGCGCGTCGTGCGCGAACCGGATCGAGCGCAAGCTCAACAAGCTCGACGGGGTGACCGCCTCGGTCAACTACGCCACGGAGAAGGCGAGCGTCGAGTACCCGGACGGCACGGACGTGGCGGACCTGGTCTCCACGGTCGAGGCGGCCGGTTACGGAGCGCAAGCACCGCAACAGGACCGCGCCCCCGAGCCGGAGGAGGACGACCACGCGGGCGACCTCCGGCTGCGGGTGCGGCTCGCCGCGCTGCTCGGCGTGCCGGTCATCGTGCTCTCGATGGTCCCGGCCTGGCAGTTCCCCGCCTGGCAGTGGCTCTCGTTCGCGCTGGCCACCACCGTGGTGTGGGTGTGCGGCTGGCCATTCCACCGCGCCGCGGCGGTCAACCTGCGGCACGGGGCCAGCACGATGGACACCCTGGTGTCGATGGGCGTCACGGTGTCCTACCTGTGGTCCGCCTACGCCCTGGTGCTCGGCGGCGCGGGCGAGCTGGGCATGACGCACGGGTTCAGCCTGGTGCCGCGCCCGTCGTCGACCGGTGACGTCTACCTGGAGGTGGCCGTCGGCGTGACGCTGTTCCTGCTGCTCGGCCGCTGGCTGGAGGCCAGGTCGAAGCGGCGGGCGGGGGCCGCGCTGCGGGCGCTGCTGGCGCTGGGCGCGAAGGACGTGGCGGTGCTGCGGGACGGCCGCGAGGTGCGGGTCCCGGTGTCCGAGCTGCGGGTTGGCGACCGGTTCGCGGTGCGGCCGGGCGAGCGGATCGCGACGGACGGGGTCGTGGCCGAGGGCGCGTCGGCGGTGGACCGGTCGATGGTCACCGGCGAGTCGGCGCCCGAGGAGGTCGGGGTCGGCGACCGGGTGGTCGGCGGGTCGGTCAACGCGGGCGGCCTGCTGGTGGTCGAGGCGACCGGGGTCGGTGAGGACACCCAGCTGGCCAGGATGGCGGCGCTGGTCGAGCAGGCGCAGTCGGGCAAGGCCGAGGTGCAGCGGCTGGCGGACCGGGTGTCGGCGGTGTTCGTGCCGGTGGTGCTGGGCATCGCGCTGGTGACGCTGGTCGGGTGGCTGCTGTCCGGGGCCCCGGTGCAGTTCGCGATGACGGCGACGGTGGCGGTGCTGGTGATCGCGTGCCCGTGCGCGCTGGGGCTGGCGACGCCGACCGCGCTGCTGGTGGGCACCGGGCGGGGCGCGCAGCTGGGCATCCTGGTCAAGGGGCCCGAGGTGCTGGAGTCGACCCGGCGGGTGGACACGGTGGTGCTGGACAAGACCGGCACGGTGACGACCGGGCGGCCGGAGCTGGTGGACGTGGTGCCCGCGCCGGGCGTGGAGCGGGCGGAGCTGCTGCGGGTGGCGGGCGCGGCCGAGCACGGCTCGGAGCACCCGATCGCGGCGGCGGTGGTGCGCGGGGCCGGGGCCGAGGTCGGCGAGCTGCCGCCGGTGACCGGGTTCGCGAACGAGGTGGGCGTCGGGGTGTCGGCGGTGCTGGAGGGCAGGCGGGTCGAGGTCGGCCGGTTGACGTCGGCGCGGCTGCCCGAGGAGCTGGTGGCGGCCGGGCGGGAGCTGGAGGGCCGGGGCCGCACGGTGGTGGCGGTGACCGCGAACGGGCTGCCGCTGGGGTTGCTGGGCGTGACCGACGCGGTGAAGCCGACCAGCGCGGAGGCGGTGCGCGGGCTGCGCGACCTGGGGTTGCGGCCGGTGCTGCTGACCGGGGACAACGAGGTGGTGGCGCGCGCGGTGGCCGCCGAGGTGGGCGTCGACGAGGTGATCGCCGGGGTGCTGCCCTCGGGCAAGGTCGACGCGGTGCGACGGTTGCAGGAGCAGGGCCGGGTGGTCGCGATGATCGGCGACGGGGTGAACGACGCGCCCGCGCTGGCGGCGGCGGACCTGGGGCTGGCGATGGGCACCGGCGCGGACGCGGCCATCGAGGCGGGCGACCTGACGCTGGTGCGCGGCGACCTGCGGGTCGCGGTGGACGCCATCCGGTTGTCCCGGCGAACGCTGCGGACCATCAAGGGAAATCTTTTCTGGGCGTTCGCCTACAACGTCGCCGGTTTGCCGATCGCGGCGCTCGGATTGCTGAACCCCATGCTCGCGGGGGCCGTGATGGCCTTCTCCAGCCTGTTCGTGGTCTCCAACAGCCTGCGCCTGCGCGGGTTCCGCTCGACCGCGGGCTGA
- a CDS encoding heavy-metal-associated domain-containing protein, which translates to MAVATYTVTGMTCGHCVSSVTEELTGISGVTDVSVVLESGAVTVTSDRELGLDEVKAAVTEAGYELVG; encoded by the coding sequence ATGGCTGTCGCCACCTACACCGTCACCGGCATGACCTGCGGTCACTGCGTCAGCTCCGTCACCGAGGAGCTGACCGGGATCTCGGGCGTCACCGACGTGTCCGTCGTGCTGGAGAGCGGCGCCGTCACCGTGACCAGCGACCGCGAGCTGGGCCTGGACGAGGTGAAGGCCGCCGTCACCGAGGCCGGTTACGAGCTGGTGGGCTGA
- a CDS encoding PLP-dependent aminotransferase family protein, with protein MQHSIPPGGRVSGFRLAKLLGEWRRRGARHGSADLAAAVRMLVLDGRLPAGTRLPAEREMAEALPVSRTMVSAALDQLRAEGLVASRRGAGTWISLPSGGALVGGADTPLVGSSMVDFARAAPPAIPGLLPAFDAVRARLPEQLVDHGYYEHGVPELRRRIAQRFEARGLPTSPDQILVTSGAQHALALVLRMLTGPGDRVLVEQPSYPNALDAIKAMSAIPVPVAMTDTGWDLPGIAAALRQAAPRMAYVVPDFHNPTAHRMDAETRAGLADLARRARTPLVVDETIVELDLDGDPLDGPPPVASYADDLVVTLGSASKSHWAGLRIGWIRASTEVVHRLVSSRTALDLGSAVLDQMVLAELLTEPESGLADRRRHLAGQRDVLMAGLREHLPQWRFDRPGGGLSVWCELDAPVSTRIAVVAQNHGMRLAPGARFGAHGGFERWLRLPFVLPPDVLREAVRRLGLVAAAVSGGGSVPHQEVEVPVA; from the coding sequence ATGCAGCACTCGATCCCGCCAGGTGGACGTGTTTCCGGGTTCAGGCTCGCCAAGCTCCTCGGGGAGTGGCGACGACGAGGCGCGCGGCACGGGTCCGCCGACCTCGCCGCCGCCGTCCGGATGCTCGTCCTCGACGGGAGGCTGCCCGCCGGGACCCGGCTGCCCGCCGAGCGGGAGATGGCCGAGGCCCTGCCGGTCAGCCGGACGATGGTCAGCGCCGCCCTGGACCAGCTGCGCGCCGAGGGGCTCGTGGCGTCCCGGCGCGGGGCGGGGACGTGGATCAGCCTGCCCAGCGGCGGGGCCCTGGTCGGCGGGGCGGACACCCCGCTGGTCGGCAGCAGCATGGTCGACTTCGCGCGCGCGGCCCCGCCCGCGATCCCCGGCCTGCTGCCCGCGTTCGACGCGGTGCGGGCCCGGCTGCCCGAGCAGCTCGTCGACCACGGGTACTACGAGCACGGGGTGCCCGAGCTGCGGCGGCGCATCGCGCAGCGGTTCGAGGCGCGCGGGCTGCCCACCAGCCCGGACCAGATCCTCGTCACCAGCGGGGCGCAGCACGCGCTGGCACTCGTGCTGCGGATGCTCACCGGACCGGGCGACCGGGTGCTCGTGGAGCAGCCCAGCTACCCCAACGCGCTCGACGCGATCAAGGCCATGTCGGCGATCCCGGTCCCGGTCGCCATGACCGACACCGGCTGGGACCTGCCCGGCATCGCCGCCGCGCTGCGCCAGGCCGCGCCCCGGATGGCGTACGTGGTGCCGGACTTCCACAACCCCACCGCGCACCGGATGGACGCGGAGACCCGAGCCGGGCTGGCCGACCTCGCCCGCAGGGCCCGGACCCCGCTCGTGGTCGACGAGACGATAGTGGAACTGGACCTGGACGGTGACCCCCTGGACGGGCCGCCGCCGGTGGCCTCGTACGCCGACGACCTCGTGGTGACCCTCGGGTCCGCCAGCAAGTCGCACTGGGCCGGGCTGCGGATCGGGTGGATCCGGGCGTCCACCGAGGTCGTGCACCGGCTGGTGTCCAGCCGGACCGCGCTCGACCTCGGGTCCGCGGTGCTGGACCAGATGGTGCTCGCGGAGCTGCTGACCGAACCCGAGTCCGGGCTGGCGGACCGGCGGCGGCACCTGGCCGGGCAGCGGGACGTGCTGATGGCGGGACTGCGGGAGCACCTGCCGCAGTGGCGGTTCGACCGGCCGGGGGGCGGGTTGAGCGTGTGGTGCGAGCTGGACGCGCCGGTGAGCACGCGGATCGCGGTGGTGGCGCAGAACCACGGGATGCGGTTGGCGCCGGGGGCGCGGTTCGGGGCGCACGGGGGGTTCGAGCGGTGGCTGAGGCTGCCGTTCGTGCTGCCGCCGGACGTGCTGCGGGAGGCGGTGCGGCGGCTGGGGCTGGTGGCGGCCGCGGTGTCGGGGGGTGGATCGGTGCCGCACCAGGAGGTGGAGGTGCCGGTGGCGTGA
- a CDS encoding oxygenase MpaB family protein yields the protein MAGVDQGLLGPMTVTWQLHADPAMWVAGITSLNLQALHPRAVAGVVQNSDFRTDPLGRLTRTASFVGVTTYGTTDQAERAARRVRAVHRALRATDERGRSFALDEPDLLLWVHCAEVSSFATVVRRAGYRLSPAQVDRYYREQRRGAELVGLRARDVPGSAGELAEYFAGVRPRLQRTADSELVREFLRRPPLPGPLRHALAVYEPLLGRLAYSLLPDWAVALHGRPAYPAERATRLLRGLRAAARLVPAPLRWSVPDGHVTRAIRRGGLAVVPRRALLPQP from the coding sequence ATGGCCGGTGTGGACCAAGGACTGCTCGGCCCGATGACGGTCACCTGGCAGCTCCACGCCGACCCGGCGATGTGGGTCGCGGGGATCACCAGCCTGAACCTCCAGGCGCTGCACCCGCGCGCGGTCGCGGGCGTGGTGCAGAACTCGGACTTCCGGACCGACCCGCTGGGCAGGCTCACCCGCACCGCGAGCTTCGTCGGCGTCACCACCTACGGCACCACCGACCAGGCCGAGCGCGCCGCCCGGCGGGTCAGGGCGGTGCACCGGGCGCTGCGCGCCACCGACGAGCGAGGCCGCTCGTTCGCGCTCGACGAGCCGGACCTGCTGCTGTGGGTGCACTGCGCCGAGGTGTCCTCGTTCGCGACCGTGGTGCGCCGCGCGGGCTACCGGCTCAGCCCGGCCCAGGTCGACCGGTACTACCGGGAGCAGCGGCGGGGTGCCGAGCTGGTCGGGCTGCGGGCGCGGGACGTGCCGGGCAGCGCGGGCGAGCTGGCCGAGTACTTCGCCGGGGTGCGTCCGCGGCTGCAACGGACCGCGGACTCCGAGCTGGTGCGGGAGTTCCTGCGCCGCCCACCGCTGCCGGGCCCGCTGCGGCACGCGCTGGCGGTGTACGAGCCGCTGCTGGGGCGCCTGGCGTACTCGCTGCTGCCGGACTGGGCGGTCGCGCTGCACGGTCGCCCCGCCTACCCGGCCGAGAGGGCCACCCGGCTGCTGCGCGGTCTGCGGGCGGCGGCCAGGCTCGTGCCCGCGCCGCTGCGGTGGAGCGTGCCGGACGGGCACGTGACGCGGGCGATCCGGCGCGGCGGCCTCGCCGTCGTCCCGCGCCGGGCGCTGCTGCCCCAGCCCTGA
- a CDS encoding Clp protease N-terminal domain-containing protein, whose product MIGERFTREARQAVVAAVGEAERAGSRRVEPEHLALALLDSPALAGFDLPHDEVAAEFADIRRRGGLTGADVEALRGLGIDVDEVLGAAERSLGGADGGGTATRARRRWRLFGNHVPFAPETKQALNRSLTEALDLGWSTLTADHLVLALLVARGPVSEVLGGRGVRYAEVRKLVAAPRT is encoded by the coding sequence ATGATCGGGGAGCGGTTTACCAGGGAGGCGCGCCAGGCGGTCGTGGCGGCGGTGGGGGAGGCGGAGCGGGCCGGGTCCCGGCGGGTCGAGCCCGAGCACCTGGCGCTCGCGCTGCTCGACTCGCCCGCGCTCGCCGGGTTCGACCTGCCGCACGACGAGGTCGCCGCCGAGTTCGCGGACATCCGCCGCAGGGGCGGGCTGACCGGCGCCGACGTCGAGGCGCTGCGCGGGCTCGGCATCGACGTGGACGAGGTGCTGGGCGCGGCGGAGCGCTCGCTCGGCGGGGCGGACGGCGGGGGGACGGCGACCAGGGCCAGGCGCAGGTGGCGGCTGTTCGGCAACCACGTGCCGTTCGCGCCCGAGACCAAGCAGGCGCTCAACCGCAGCCTGACCGAGGCGCTCGACCTCGGCTGGTCGACGCTCACCGCCGACCACCTCGTGCTCGCGCTGCTCGTCGCGCGCGGGCCGGTGTCCGAGGTGCTCGGCGGGAGGGGCGTCCGGTACGCCGAGGTCAGGAAGCTGGTCGCCGCTCCACGTACGTGA
- a CDS encoding cold-shock protein, whose protein sequence is MAEGTVKWFNAEKGYGFIAQSNGGPDVFVHYSEIQGNGFRTLEENQRVEFEIGQGTKGPQAQNVRAF, encoded by the coding sequence ATGGCAGAGGGCACTGTCAAGTGGTTCAACGCTGAGAAGGGCTACGGCTTCATCGCCCAGTCCAACGGCGGACCTGACGTCTTCGTGCACTACTCGGAGATCCAGGGCAACGGGTTCCGCACGCTGGAGGAGAACCAGCGGGTGGAGTTCGAGATCGGCCAGGGCACGAAGGGGCCGCAGGCCCAGAACGTGCGAGCCTTCTGA
- a CDS encoding AsnC family protein, translated as MTEATQLASAAGDRDPGVGLRAVSALRKLLEHLESAQVRNARANGWSWQEIAAELGVTRQAVHKKHGGDR; from the coding sequence ATGACGGAAGCGACGCAACTCGCCTCGGCGGCGGGTGACCGGGATCCGGGAGTGGGGCTGCGAGCGGTCAGCGCGCTCCGCAAGCTCCTGGAGCACCTGGAATCGGCGCAGGTCCGCAACGCGCGGGCGAACGGGTGGTCGTGGCAGGAGATCGCGGCCGAGCTGGGGGTCACCCGGCAGGCCGTCCACAAGAAGCACGGGGGAGACCGATGA
- a CDS encoding YczE/YyaS/YitT family protein has translation MLAALTQLPVSTAPVRRLPQLLLGLWLYGTSMALHIRSTLGLDPWDVLHEGLAQRTGLSFGTITALVGVLVMLCWIPLRQRPGVGTLANIVVIGVAVDAGLAVLPEPTSLPWRATFLGLGIVLNGLAAATYIGARLGPGPRDGLTTGFCARTGTSLRLVRTTVEIAVLGIGWLLGGTVGVGTVLYALAIGPLTQAFLPLVTYVERRPAS, from the coding sequence ATGCTCGCAGCCTTGACCCAGTTGCCCGTCTCAACGGCACCCGTTCGCCGCCTGCCCCAGCTGCTCCTCGGCCTGTGGCTCTACGGCACGAGCATGGCCCTGCACATCCGCTCCACCCTGGGCCTCGACCCGTGGGACGTGCTGCACGAGGGCCTCGCGCAGCGCACCGGCCTGTCGTTCGGCACGATCACGGCCCTGGTGGGCGTGCTGGTGATGCTGTGCTGGATCCCACTGCGCCAGCGGCCGGGCGTGGGCACGCTGGCGAACATCGTGGTCATCGGGGTCGCGGTGGACGCCGGGCTGGCCGTGCTGCCCGAGCCGACCTCGCTTCCGTGGCGGGCGACGTTCCTCGGCCTCGGCATCGTGCTCAACGGCCTGGCCGCCGCCACCTACATCGGCGCCCGGCTCGGCCCCGGCCCGCGCGACGGCCTGACCACGGGTTTCTGCGCGCGGACCGGGACCTCGCTGCGCCTGGTGCGCACCACCGTGGAGATCGCGGTGCTGGGGATCGGCTGGCTGCTCGGCGGCACGGTCGGCGTGGGCACCGTGCTGTACGCGCTGGCCATCGGCCCGCTCACCCAGGCGTTCCTGCCGCTGGTCACGTACGTGGAGCGGCGACCAGCTTCCTGA
- a CDS encoding glutamate ABC transporter substrate-binding protein codes for MRYRKLVMAITGSAVLAATAACGSADQSTLEGKADDGALTIGIRYDLPGMSQRRIDGEFVGFDVDVAKYVAAQFDVQPAGITWREVRPADREKLIASGEVDLVVANYSITEPRKQQVGFAGPYFQTGQGLLVRATEEAITGTEALSGKKLCSVTGTTSAAKVKEEFAQDVELVEYGQYSDCVTALLAEKVDAVTTDEAILTGFVGQNPELLKLVGEPFTTERYGIGLAKDDAAGRGKVASAIEKMVSTGEWKAALDRNLGSAEIALPEPPAVTEK; via the coding sequence ATGCGTTACCGGAAGCTGGTCATGGCGATCACGGGGTCTGCGGTCCTGGCGGCGACGGCCGCCTGCGGGAGCGCGGACCAGAGCACCCTGGAGGGCAAGGCGGACGACGGCGCCCTCACCATCGGCATCCGCTACGACCTGCCCGGCATGTCCCAGCGGCGGATCGACGGCGAGTTCGTCGGCTTCGACGTCGACGTGGCCAAGTACGTCGCCGCGCAGTTCGACGTGCAGCCCGCGGGCATCACCTGGCGCGAGGTCCGGCCCGCCGACCGCGAGAAGCTGATCGCCTCCGGCGAGGTCGACCTGGTGGTCGCGAACTACTCGATCACCGAGCCGCGCAAGCAGCAGGTGGGCTTCGCGGGTCCGTACTTCCAGACCGGGCAGGGCCTGCTGGTCCGCGCGACCGAGGAGGCCATCACCGGCACCGAGGCGCTCAGCGGGAAGAAGCTGTGCTCGGTGACCGGCACGACCTCGGCGGCGAAGGTCAAGGAGGAGTTCGCGCAGGACGTCGAGCTGGTCGAGTACGGCCAGTACTCGGACTGCGTGACCGCCCTGCTCGCGGAGAAGGTCGACGCCGTGACCACGGACGAGGCCATCCTGACCGGCTTCGTCGGGCAGAACCCGGAGCTGCTCAAGCTCGTCGGCGAGCCCTTCACCACCGAGCGCTACGGCATCGGCCTGGCCAAGGACGACGCCGCGGGCAGGGGCAAGGTGGCCTCGGCGATCGAGAAGATGGTGAGCACCGGGGAGTGGAAGGCGGCGCTGGACCGCAACCTCGGCAGCGCGGAGATCGCCCTGCCCGAGCCGCCCGCGGTCACCGAAAAGTGA